The Lewinellaceae bacterium DNA window ATCGTCGATGATCATCGCAAAGTGCGTGATTGCGTCTGGGCGGCGCAGAAGAAAGGGATCATTTTTGATGTAGGCCATGGCGGCGGCAGTTTCCTCTGGGACCAGGCCGTGCCAGCCTTCGAGCAGGGCTTTCATCCAAATACCATCAGTACGGACCTCCACACCGGCAGTATGAATGGCGGGATGAAAGATATGACCAATGTCATGTCAAAGATGCTCATCCTGGGTATGAGCCTACCGGATGTCATCGAAGCCAGCACGTGGAAACCAGCCCAGGTCATTCAAAGGCCGGAGCTGGGAAATCTGGATGTCGGTGCAGAAGCGGACATTGCCATTATCTCCGTGGAAAAAGGAAACTTTGGTTATGTTGACACCAAAGGCTGGAAATATCCGGGAAAGGAGAAATTGGTTGCTGAGGTTACTTTCCGGGCCGGGAAGATTGTCTGGGACCTTAATGGGATGACCAGCCCAACCTGGGAAAAATAATGGCCATGTCCCTAACCAAACCACAATATCAATGGATAGCACGGATCAGTATCGGCCTGATCGTCGTGGCCGTCGTATTGCTTTTTATCAATATTAAGGTTGCTGGTCCTTTTGCCATTACCGGTTTGCTGGGCCTTTCGGTTGGAGTTCGCTCTCATCCTTTTCTGAAAGGGTTTGCCTTTACCATTCTGATCTTTGCAGCGGTAGTTGCATCGCTGTACTATCCCCGGTATTTCCAGGAAATCGGCGGTTTTAAACTAAGTAAACTGATTGTTCCGTTGCTCCAGCTCATTATGTTTGGGATGGGAACATCCATGAGTATCAAGGACTTTGCCGGTGTCATAAAAATGCCAAAAAGTGTTCTGATCGGTATTGTATGCCAGTTTACCATCATGCCTCTGGTGGGATTTGCGATTGCCTACTTATTTAAGTTCCCCCCGGAGATAGCTGCCGGCGTCATTTTGATCGGTGCATCACCAAGCGGTTTAGCTTCCAATGTCATGTCCTATCTGGCCAATGCCAACCTGGCTCTTTCGGTGACACTGACCGCAGTGGCAACTTTGCTGGCGCCGATCATGACCCCGTTCTTAATGAAAACACTTGCCGGTCAGTTGGTGCCGATCGAATTTTGGGCCATGATGTGGAGCATCATCAAGATTGTTATCATCCCCATTATTGCGGGTTTGATTTTTAACTTTTTTCTGCACGGCAAAGTTAAATGGCTTGATAAAGCCATGCCTTTACTGTCCATGGGTGGAATTGCCATCATTATAACCATCATTACGGCTGCCGGAAGGGATAGTTTGCTGGAGATCGGCATTGCATTATTTTTCGCAGCCATCCTGCACAACCTGGCAGGCTATGCGCTGGGTTATGCCGCCTGCAAAGCACTGCGTATGAAGGAACGGGATTGCCGGACCATCGCCCTGGAAGTAGGAATGCAAAATGGAGGCCTGGCCTCAGGAATAGCATTGGA harbors:
- a CDS encoding bile acid:sodium symporter family protein codes for the protein MSLTKPQYQWIARISIGLIVVAVVLLFINIKVAGPFAITGLLGLSVGVRSHPFLKGFAFTILIFAAVVASLYYPRYFQEIGGFKLSKLIVPLLQLIMFGMGTSMSIKDFAGVIKMPKSVLIGIVCQFTIMPLVGFAIAYLFKFPPEIAAGVILIGASPSGLASNVMSYLANANLALSVTLTAVATLLAPIMTPFLMKTLAGQLVPIEFWAMMWSIIKIVIIPIIAGLIFNFFLHGKVKWLDKAMPLLSMGGIAIIITIITAAGRDSLLEIGIALFFAAILHNLAGYALGYAACKALRMKERDCRTIALEVGMQNGGLASGIALEMGKVATVGLAPAIFGPWMNISGSSLATWWRERPIKVE